A stretch of Carnobacterium funditum DSM 5970 DNA encodes these proteins:
- a CDS encoding type I toxin-antitoxin system Fst family toxin has translation MKELLTLVIAPLFVGLVIVLVEHWLDD, from the coding sequence GTGAAGGAATTACTAACTTTGGTTATCGCACCACTGTTTGTGGGACTAGTAATCGTACTAGTTGAGCATTGGTTAGATGATTAG
- a CDS encoding replication initiation protein, whose protein sequence is MDHTIKVNSIYQNMNQEVIELNKEYTVAKDNQLVQKAKINLTEKELKLIDWLISKIKPNDEELLQVETSVAEINLVLGFGNGGKNIKHTKDALLNLSNKGFWIQSEDESGIEIARWIDEVSLKYDGKAVLKLHSKLAPYLLQLAEKGNYTSYYLRTIISLKSKYSLLLYQLAKSGLHNGVIGGEVKEIQEYFGHKDLTWGVFNGRYLKKAIEEVNTKTDLHIEMLLGKNGRNVVRVEFRITKKLRKEVSEKPQVPMYNWLES, encoded by the coding sequence ATGGATCATACAATTAAAGTTAATTCTATCTATCAAAATATGAACCAAGAGGTTATAGAATTAAATAAAGAATATACTGTAGCAAAAGATAATCAGTTAGTTCAAAAAGCAAAGATTAATTTAACTGAAAAAGAATTAAAGCTTATTGATTGGCTTATTAGTAAGATTAAACCTAATGACGAAGAATTATTACAAGTTGAAACTTCTGTAGCTGAGATAAATTTAGTCTTAGGGTTTGGAAACGGCGGAAAAAACATCAAACATACAAAAGATGCTCTTCTTAATTTATCTAACAAAGGTTTCTGGATACAATCAGAAGATGAATCAGGAATTGAAATTGCTAGATGGATCGACGAGGTCTCTTTAAAATATGATGGTAAAGCAGTTTTAAAATTACATTCAAAATTAGCCCCTTACCTTCTTCAATTAGCAGAGAAAGGTAATTACACTTCTTACTATTTAAGAACTATCATAAGCTTAAAATCTAAATATTCATTACTACTTTACCAATTAGCTAAGTCTGGATTGCACAATGGAGTTATTGGTGGAGAGGTCAAAGAAATCCAAGAATATTTTGGCCATAAAGATTTGACCTGGGGAGTATTTAATGGCCGATATTTAAAAAAAGCTATTGAGGAAGTAAACACTAAAACTGATTTACATATAGAGATGTTACTCGGTAAAAACGGGAGAAATGTTGTAAGAGTAGAATTTAGAATAACTAAAAAATTAAGAAAAGAAGTTTCAGAAAAACCTCAGGTTCCAATGTATAATTGGTTAGAGAGTTAA
- a CDS encoding tyrosine-type recombinase/integrase → MPYNVQPLRSQHEINDFLFGLRRNKNAKRDVFLFLIGINSGLRMSDIVKLKKKDILSAKNPRIVEQKTGKTRILYLSSLQDLIQDYTKDLAADDYLFPSTKGGHLEVNTVYQMFQKVAKLLGRDDIGTHTLRKTFGYHYYKKTKDVATLMEIFGHSSETITKRYIGINEDEISETLLNFRLGF, encoded by the coding sequence ATGCCTTACAATGTGCAACCATTAAGATCACAGCACGAGATAAATGACTTTTTATTTGGGTTACGACGCAATAAAAACGCAAAACGAGACGTCTTTCTCTTTTTAATCGGGATCAATAGCGGTCTACGTATGTCTGATATCGTTAAACTAAAGAAAAAAGACATCTTATCCGCTAAAAATCCACGAATCGTGGAGCAAAAAACAGGAAAGACCCGTATTTTATATTTGAGTAGCCTGCAGGATTTGATCCAGGACTACACAAAAGACCTGGCAGCAGACGATTATCTGTTTCCAAGCACCAAAGGCGGGCATTTAGAAGTGAACACCGTCTACCAGATGTTTCAGAAGGTCGCTAAACTGTTAGGGCGAGACGATATTGGCACACACACGCTTAGAAAGACCTTTGGGTACCATTACTACAAAAAAACCAAAGATGTGGCCACTTTGATGGAAATCTTTGGTCACAGCAGCGAAACAATCACAAAACGCTATATCGGAATCAATGAAGATGAAATTAGTGAAACGTTATTGAATTTTAGACTAGGATTTTAA
- a CDS encoding winged helix-turn-helix transcriptional regulator, which translates to MKKSYICSLVLTIDLIGGKWKLIILWYLIENTKRFTELKQLIPTITQKILTEQLRELEVNHIISRKVYPTVPPKVEYSLTSYGESLIPIINSLCDWTESYAQENNITL; encoded by the coding sequence ATTAAAAAAAGCTATATATGTTCTTTGGTACTTACCATAGACTTGATAGGTGGAAAATGGAAATTAATCATTCTTTGGTATTTAATAGAAAATACAAAAAGATTTACCGAACTTAAACAATTAATACCAACAATTACACAAAAAATACTTACGGAACAATTGAGAGAATTAGAAGTTAATCATATTATTTCTAGAAAAGTGTATCCAACGGTACCTCCTAAAGTAGAATATTCACTAACTTCTTATGGTGAGAGTTTGATTCCAATTATCAATAGTTTATGTGATTGGACTGAGTCATATGCTCAGGAAAACAACATTACTTTATAA
- a CDS encoding MerR family transcriptional regulator has product MKEIHPIDYVSTRIVCERLMIQPSTLRKYASLLDEKAEKDLYFARDESNNRLYTKEDIATLQLLVDLKNKPGYTLDIAVNEILGFRHNSDTTNAIATETDANDFSAKLRLIVAQQNKYLDDYQEALQKKDVQIERLEKLVDSLVKHNIDIISDSNKISEESKTPLEEPKELEKKSFFKRIFGKFFYIP; this is encoded by the coding sequence ATGAAAGAGATACATCCAATTGATTATGTATCTACAAGAATAGTTTGCGAAAGGTTAATGATACAACCTTCTACTCTAAGAAAATATGCTTCATTATTAGATGAAAAAGCAGAAAAAGATCTATATTTTGCAAGAGATGAGTCAAATAATAGATTGTACACGAAAGAAGATATAGCTACTTTACAACTCTTAGTAGATCTTAAAAATAAGCCGGGATACACCTTAGACATCGCTGTTAATGAGATTTTAGGGTTCAGACATAACTCAGATACAACAAACGCTATAGCTACGGAAACAGATGCAAATGATTTTTCGGCTAAGCTACGGTTAATTGTAGCTCAACAAAATAAATATTTAGACGATTATCAAGAAGCATTACAAAAAAAAGATGTCCAAATTGAGCGTTTAGAGAAATTAGTTGATTCTTTAGTTAAACATAATATTGATATAATTAGTGATAGTAATAAAATTTCAGAAGAATCCAAGACTCCCTTAGAAGAACCAAAAGAGCTTGAAAAGAAATCTTTTTTTAAAAGAATATTTGGTAAATTTTTTTATATACCATAG
- a CDS encoding lactoylglutathione lyase family protein: MTYPRAFSHIGLSVPDVDKATNFYKEVMGWYIVMKPSDVVEENKTPIGQMCIDVFGEGWRNLRIAHMVTSDGIGVELFEFPNSESPENNFEYWKNGVFHFSVQDPDIEGMVEKIVAHGGKKRMPIREYYPNEKPYKMCYVEDPFGIVFEIYSHSYEVTYSSGAY, encoded by the coding sequence ATGACGTATCCAAGAGCATTTTCACATATTGGGCTATCCGTTCCGGATGTAGATAAAGCGACAAATTTTTATAAAGAAGTTATGGGCTGGTATATTGTTATGAAGCCGTCTGACGTAGTAGAAGAAAATAAAACACCTATTGGACAGATGTGTATAGATGTTTTTGGCGAAGGTTGGAGGAATTTACGGATTGCACACATGGTAACATCGGATGGAATCGGTGTAGAGCTCTTTGAATTTCCAAATAGTGAGAGTCCTGAAAACAATTTTGAATATTGGAAAAATGGAGTATTCCATTTTAGTGTTCAGGATCCAGATATAGAAGGCATGGTTGAAAAAATCGTAGCTCACGGTGGCAAAAAAAGGATGCCAATTAGAGAGTATTATCCAAATGAAAAACCTTATAAAATGTGTTACGTAGAAGATCCATTTGGTATTGTCTTTGAAATTTATAGCCATAGCTACGAAGTAACTTATTCATCAGGAGCATATTAA
- a CDS encoding Txe/YoeB family addiction module toxin: protein MGYSIKLAKSATKDLKNLKSAHLDKKFKELMVVLQNNPFQNPPPYEKLIGNLKDKYSRRLNIQHRIVYSVNNDAKEIIIWSAWTHYER, encoded by the coding sequence TTGGGATACTCTATAAAATTAGCAAAATCCGCTACGAAAGATTTAAAGAATTTGAAATCTGCTCATTTAGATAAAAAATTCAAAGAACTAATGGTTGTCTTACAAAATAATCCTTTTCAAAATCCACCACCGTATGAGAAATTAATTGGGAATTTAAAGGATAAATACTCGAGACGCTTAAATATTCAGCATCGAATTGTTTATTCTGTCAATAATGATGCAAAAGAAATCATTATCTGGTCAGCTTGGACACACTATGAAAGATAG
- a CDS encoding type II toxin-antitoxin system Phd/YefM family antitoxin, translating into MSIVNPSQARKVFYQLLKDVNKNNEPIYISGKNEDSEAVMISKKDWDAIQETLYLQSSGVADTIQQRKQENEFIALEDIDWDTL; encoded by the coding sequence ATGTCGATTGTAAACCCTAGCCAAGCTAGAAAAGTCTTTTATCAATTACTAAAAGACGTCAACAAAAACAATGAGCCCATTTACATTTCAGGTAAAAATGAAGATAGCGAAGCCGTTATGATTAGCAAAAAAGACTGGGATGCTATTCAAGAAACGTTATACCTTCAATCTTCTGGAGTAGCTGATACGATCCAACAGCGTAAACAAGAAAATGAGTTTATTGCATTGGAGGATATCGATTGGGATACTCTATAA
- a CDS encoding helix-turn-helix domain-containing protein gives MVKLKTGGVAVNLAERLKYEREQQKMSQILVSKKLEIPRKLLSEWEQGKSVPNLEMLQRISEFYGLTIKDLFKSPPPKTIPAKIRNFFIKLDIEDRSILFLLVFGIPIIIFALLVS, from the coding sequence ATGGTTAAGTTAAAAACAGGAGGAGTAGCTGTGAACCTAGCTGAACGCCTAAAGTATGAGCGAGAACAACAAAAAATGTCTCAAATTTTAGTATCTAAAAAGTTGGAAATTCCTAGAAAATTACTATCTGAATGGGAACAAGGAAAAAGTGTGCCAAATTTAGAAATGCTCCAACGCATTAGTGAATTTTACGGTCTAACAATCAAAGACTTATTTAAATCCCCTCCACCCAAAACAATACCAGCTAAAATAAGGAATTTTTTTATAAAGCTAGATATTGAGGATCGTTCAATCTTATTTCTTTTAGTCTTTGGCATCCCTATCATTATTTTTGCGCTTCTTGTTTCATAA